GCCCCTGCACAGAAAAACAGGGTGAGTTTCATGAACGCGTGGGCGGGGATATGCAGCAGCCCCCCGGCGAGCGCGATCGCCGCGTAGCGCGGGTCTGCCCCCGATCCGAAGGCGATCGCCCCGAGGGCGATCCCCAGGACGATATACGAGAGCTGGCTCACCGTGGAGTAGGCCAGCCGTCGCTTGAGATTGTCCTTGCGGAGCGCGATGACACTCGACGCCAGCAGCGTGAACGCGGCCAGCGCGGCAAGTGCGGTCGCCATCCCGAGAGTGGCGGTGAGTTCGAGCCCGAACACGTCGATCACGACGCGAGCGACCCCGAAGGCTCCGGATTTGACGACTGCGACCGCGTGGAGCAGCCCTGAAACGGGTGTCGGCGCAACCATCGCGTCGGGCAGCCACGAGTGCAGCGGCATGATCGCCGCTTTGACGCCGAAGCCGAGCGCGAGCATCGCAAAGGTGATCTGGGCGAAGATCGGATCCGCCTGCGCCAGCGCGGTTGCGGTCTCGCCGAACGTCACGGTTGCCGCCCCCTGAAGCCCGGTCAGCCAGTAGGTCAACACTGTCCCGCCGAGCACGAGGACGCCGCCGCCGAAGAAAGTGTACGCGAGGTACTTCCGGCCGGCGATGCGGGCCTCCTCGGTCTCGTCGTGGGCGACCAGCGGGTAGGTCGCGACCGAGAGCAGTTCGTAAAAGAGGAAGATCGTGACGAGGTTGCCCGCGAAGGCGATCCCGACTGCCGTCGAGAGGCTCGCCGCGAACGCCGCGAAAAACCGCGTCTGGGCGTGCTCGCCGAGCCCGCGCATGTAGCCCGCGGTGTAGAAGGCGGTGAAGATCCAGAGGAAACTCGCCAGCATAGCGAAGAGCATGCCGAGCGGATCGGCCCGGAGCACGAAGTCGATCCCCGGCAGGAACTGGACGCCGAGTTGCTCTTGCATACTCCAGACGTACTCCTCGCCGTCGAGGATGCCGGGGAGCATACTGGCGATCACGCCGAACTTGGCGAGTGCGGCCAGCACGGACCACGACTCGCGGACGTTCGGATAGCGATACGACGCGACGATCAGCGCCGTCGCGACCGCCGAAATGAGGACGGCAGCGAGCGGCAAGATAGATGGCTGGGGCATTACTGGGTCACCTCCTGGGGACCGGCAAGGAACTGGTCGATAATCGGTTCGAGCACGGCATCGAACGCGCCGCCAGCGAAGCCGAGCGCGATCGTGACCAGCGCCAGCCCGACGACGAGTAGGGTCGCCGCGATCGTCACGCGGGAGCCGACGACGCCCCCGGTGGTAGCCTGGGAAGCCGACTCAGTGCCGCCGTCAGTGGCGGCGTGCTCGCCACCGTCGGCCGCGACTCCGCCCTCGTGGTCGTGTGGCTCGCCGCCGGGATGGTCGAAGTACATCTTCTCCAGCAGGCGCGCGACGTACGCGAGCGTCAGGAGGGTACTGAGGATGATCACCGCGACGACGGGCCAGAGTTCGGACTGGACCGCTCCGACAGCAACGAACCACTTGCCGACGAAGCCGACCGTCGGCGGGACGCCGACCAGCCCGATCCCGAGGATGGCGATCGATCCGGCGAAGAAGGGCCGTCGTCGGGCGAGGTTTGCGTACTCGTCGACGGTTCGTGCGCCGGTACTCAACGCAACGCCGCCGACCGCGAGGAAGGCCCCACCCTTCATTACGCCGTGGCCGACGAGGTGGACGAGCGCGCCGAGCAGGGCGTACCGGGCCGCCGTCTCCGCCCCGATAGAGGGGGCGTAGGCCGCCAGTCCGAACGCAGCGACGATCAGCCCGAACTGCGCGACAGAGGAGTACGCCAGCATCCGCTTGACGTCGCGCTGGATCACCGCGAGTACCGATCCGGCGAGAATGCTGACCGAGCCGATGACCGCGATGAACAGCGCAGCCTCGGGCACGGCCTCGAAGAAGTCCACGGTGTAGACGGTGAACATGACGCGGCCGAGCGCGTACGCGCCGACGGTCGAGACGAGCGCGGAGATCAGCGCCGTGACGCTGTGTGGCGCGGTCGCGTAGGCGTCGGGCTGCCAGGTGTGAAGCGGGTAGATCGCCGCTTTGGTCAGGAGCCCAACGGCGATGAATCCAAAGGAGGCCAGTACGAGCGGGTAGCTGTAGAGCTCGTCGTAGCCCTCGTACATCTCGGCGTTCTGGACGACCTCGGTCTGTCCGGCGAGCGCCTGCGAGAGATCGACCATGTTCAGCGTCCCCGTCGCCACGTAGAGGTAACCGACGCCGATCAGGAACAGGGATGCGCCGACCGTTCCGATCAGCAGGTATTTCAGCGACGCGACAGCGGCATCGGCACGGCGGCTACTGGCAACCAGCGCGTACGTGGCGATCCCCGTGATTTCGAGGAAGACGAACATGTTGAACAGGTCGCCGGTCAGCGCGACGCCCATCAGGCCGCCAACCAGCAGTAAGTACGCACTGTAGAACGCGTTCCCACGGGGTCCGGCCCGCCGCGAGAACACGAGCACGGCAAGCGAGAACGCGGCGATCAGCGAGATCACGAGCAGCGAGTACAGATCGACGACCAGCTCGATCCCGCGTGGTGGAACGAATCCGCCGAGCTGGTGACGGACGGTCCCGTTGCCGATAACCACGACGGCGACCAACCCAGCCAGTACTGTCTCGACGGCTAGCGTGACAGCCGCAATCGACCAGCCGATCCGCTCGCGGAGTAATCCAAGCCCGAGCGGGAGCGTCGCCGCGAGGATCGGGAGGGCGATCAGTAGCGCAGGGATCGCGTCGGCGTTACTCATCGGCACGCACCTCCCGGAGGACGTCCTCACGGAGCGTGCCGTACTCGCTGTAGATCCGGACAATAAGCGCCAGCCCGACCGCCGTGAGACTGACGCCGACGACGATCGCAGTCAGCACGATCACGTGTGGTAGCGGACTGACGTACGTTCCCGTCGCCTCCCCGGCTGGAACGACGGCGGACTGTCCTCCCTCGACGTACGCCGAGGTGACGAAAAACAGAAACGCCGACGTCTGGAACAGGTTGACCCCGATCAGCTTCTTGACGAGGTTCGGGCTGGCGATCATCATGTACAGTCCGATCGCGATGAGGAACACGAACACGATGTACGTGTACCGCGTGGCCAGCAGTTCGAGTGTACTCTCGATCATGCGCGATCACCACCGTCGTAGCCTGCCGCGGTAGCGAAAAACAGACCCATGATGATCCCGGAGACGATGAGCGCGATCCCGCCGATTTCGATGGCTTCCATCCCCCAACTAATCGCATCGCCGGACTCGGCAAAGATCGGGAGTGCCTCGCCGTACAGTTCGTATTCGAGGAACGCGCCACCGAGTGCGATGGTCCCGAGCCCAACGAGGACGAAGAAGGCAGTCCCGCCCGCCGCGAGGCCGACCACGACTTTGTTCTGGAGCCAGCGTCGGGTCGGCTCGATACCGAAGGCAAAGGCGATCATCAGGACGACCGATCCCATGATTGCACCGCCCTGGAACCCGCCACCGGGCGTACTCGCGCCGTGGAACGTCATAAAGAGCGCGTAGGTAAGCGCGAACGGAGCGACGACCTGCACGGTCGACATGATTACCTGACTCTCGACGTACTGTGTCTCGTACTCCTCGTCGGAATCCAGCTTTCGATCTGCACTCATTCCGTGAACACCTCTCGCTGAAGCACGACCAGTACCGCGATCCCGGCGGCGAAGACGACGACCGCCTCGCCGAACGTGTCGAAGCCGCGGTAGGCGGCAAGTACTGCTGTCACCGCGTTGTTGACGCCAGTATCGACGTACGTGTTGTCGATGTAGTACTGGGTCACATCCGGGTTCGCCCACGCGGGCGCGTTCGAATCACCCACAGCGGGGAACGCACTCATCGTCTGCAGGACGACGACCGTGAAGAGACCGACCACCGCCACCGCCGGCCAGTCGATCGACTCGAACGTTTCCTCGTGGGACGGCCGAACCGTCTTTGCGATCGTCAGAAGCAAGAGCAGGGTCGTGACACCGGCACCGATCGCAGCCTCGGTCATGGCGACGTCCGGCGCGCGGAGGAACGTGTAGAACACGGCCATCCCGAGGCTGTAGGCCCCGAAGACGATAATCGCCGCGAGCACGTCCCGGAACAGCGCGGTCGCCAGCGCTGTAAGCAAAACGAAGACGATCAACGTCGCTTCGACGGGGCTAATCATCGGTCGTCACCTCCGTCAGTTCGTCGCCTGGCGTCGGCCGCCAGCTCCTCGTCAGTACGGTCGTCCTCGACTGTCCACGGCGTGATTCCCTCCTCGTCGGCAGCCCGTGCGATGGCGTGAGCCGCCGTCGGGTTCGTCACGAAGATGAAAAACAGCAGGATAACAGTCAGGATCGACGACGTGGTCCACCCGAGTGCGAGCGCGACTGCTGCAAGCGCGAGTCCAGCCCCGAGCGTGTCAGTCTGAGACGCGGTGTGGGTTCGCGAGTAGACATCCGGAAGCCGGATAACGCCAACTGCAGAGACCAGCGTAAAGAACAGCCCACCCACTAATAGCACGATGATCGCACCAAACCGGACGGATTCGATCATATGACACCACCCCGTTCCACGGTGAACTTCGAGATGGCGACCGCCATCAGGAAGTTAAGGAGCGCGTAGATCAGCGCGATATCGAGGAACCACGGCTCGTCGAGCGCGGCCGCAAGCAGCGCAAGGATCACAACGGTGTTCGTCCCGAGGACGTTCACCGCGAGTACGCGATCTTGCATCGTCGGGCCTTTGATCACCCGATAGAGCATCAGTACGGCAAGCAAAACGAAAAGCGCCGCAGCAACGAGGAAGATATCGTTGAGCGTGTCACCGGTAAGGGTCACTCTTCGTCACCTCCGATTACTTCCGCGTCACCACGGTCCCGGGGACTCTCGATACGCATCGCACGACGCCCGAAGAAGACAAACCGAACCGCTCGTTCGAGTGCACCATCAAACAGGTCCTCGCGAGCGTCGGGGATCAGTGTGTGAACTGTCATCTTCTGGCCCTGCACGCGAACGGACAGCGTTCCGGGTGTCAGTGTAATACTATTCGCGAGCGTCGTCACGGGGAGTCCACCCCAGACCGCACCGCGCATGCGCGTCATTTTCGGGTCAATCGGCATCGAGGGGCGCATGATAACGATGGCGATAGCAATATTCGATTTGATGATCTGGACGAGTAGATACGGTACGTACAGACACCACCGGAGCAGTCGCTTTGGCGACTCCCGAAGCGACGGCGAGTTCGAAAACGAGACCTGCGAGAGCGCGACTGTCGTTACAGCCGCTGCGATGACGCCGGTCACGAGATCGAATGTCCCGTAAAACTCGCCGAACTCGAAGATGGGTGCCAGTCCACCGAGCACCTGGTAGAAGAGGAACGACACGACGAACATGCCCGCATACTTGCTTGCTGTCGCAGCGCTGACGAGCGGGAGTTGCATCCGGTCGGGGGTGACGGCTGCCTCATCGACTGTCACCGTTCCGCTCTCTCGAAGCGCCGCCTCCAGTGGCTGTAGCAGCGGTTGCCCGACACCGGGGTCGTACTCCGGGTCGAACACGACCCGATCGATCCCCCGCTCTGTTGCTGCCCGCTCGATTACTCGGGCGTAGTCCGTGGGACTGAACAGGTACTCCTCGGCACCGAGGACCGTCGTCTCGATCCGAAGATCCTCCGGACGGCCCCCGGCGTCCTCGGTCGCCCAGATGCGTGCCCGGTCAAGCAGGGACTCGGCCTCCGATCGCAGCGACTCGCCGGTCGGTCCAGTCACGGCAGCCGCGAGGATATCGACGAAAACGAGTTCGACCGACCCGGAGGGGCCCGCCCTGTCAAACGCCGATTCGACGGCGTATGCGATAGTCTGTCGCAGGGTAGAGGATTCCTCAACGGGAACGAGTACGCGCTGGGTGCTCACGACGGCCACCTCCTGGCCGACTTCGATATTCGTGAACTCTCGGCGATCCGTCCGACGCTTTTTACAATTACGATACTCATGGCTCGGTTCGTTACTCGCAACAAGCGGTATCCGACCGAAAACAATTTCGTTATCCACCGGGCGTCTTCCGAAACAAGCGGAATGACATCCCGTATTTTAAATCATAGATGGGTGGGAAGCAGATTTTATAAACGGTACCGCGACCCATGGCTCATAAAACTGACCGCTCTTACAGTTTACAGCCTGGTGGGGTCCGAAAGCTCTGTCGCGAGGCGCTCTGCAAGGTGCCACGCGAGGTCAGCTTTCGACCCTGTAAAGGACTCCGCACTGTCCGCAGTGACGAACTGTGCCGCGGTCTCGTTTGCCCCCATTACGCTTGCATCGTTGGCGACAACGAACGCGAGACCGACGCGGTCGAGAATTTCGCGAGCCGCCGCTACCATCTCCTCGGTCGAATCCGCCGTCTCCGCTTTGAAGCCGATGATCGGTAACTCCGGTCTGTGCTCTCTGATCGCGTCAATCAGTTTCGGCGTGGGATCGAGATCAAGGGCCAGTTCCTGTCCCGACCGGAGCTTGGTGTCGTGTGGTTCAGGTGTATAATCGCCGACTGCGGCGGCGGCGATCAGTGCATCGGCATCTTCGACTGCACCCTCCGCTGCATCGAGCATTTCGCTCGCGGTTTCGACGGGAACGTACTCCGCGTACGGGACCGGAGAGCCAGCACCGAAGGTCGGATCATCGGGCGTCCCCGACGGGAGGTGTGGTCCCACGACGCCGTGCACGAGCGTGACGTCCGCGCCGAGTACATAACAGGCGCGAGCGACACTTCGTCCGGTTCGCCCGGACGACCGGTTCGTCAGCACTCGAACGGGGTCGATTGGCTCCGCCGTCGCCCCGCTCGTAACGACCACGTGCTCGCCCGCAAGCGGGCGTTCACCCGCACTGCGGGCCACTTCGATAGCGATCGTTTCTTCGTTGGCAATCTTGGCTTTCCCCTCCTCGACACGGGGATCGACGAACTCGACGCCCCACGCCTCGACGCGCTCGATCGCTTCTAACACGCCGGGGTGGTCATACATCGGTTCGTGCATCGCGGGTGCGATCACGACTGGCACGTCGGCACCGATTGCGGTCGTCGCGCACGTCGTTACGGGCGTGTCGTCGATCGCGCCCGCAATCTTCCCGACCGTATTTGCCGTCGCGGGGGCGATCAGAAAGACGTCGGCCCAGCCATCCCGACCACAGAGTTCGACGTGTTCGACGTCACCGGTGATCTCCGTGACGACCGATCGGTCTGTCGCGAACTCGACCGCCCATGGGTGGACGATGCCGCGCGCGCTGGAGGTCATCACGGCTCGAACCGATGCGCCGCGGCGACGGAGCTCGTGGGCTAGCTCAACGGTTTTGACCGCGGCGATGCTTCCGGTCACTCCGAGCGCGACGTTGACGTCCTCTAGCATTCGTTCCGGAGTTCACGCTACGGTCTCTAAACACTATCGTCGGACGGGAGACCAGAGAGACCGATATCTGGACACCACGACGGCTATTCCCATCTCGAAAGCGCCAGCTCGAACGCCTCGGCATCATCAAGTTCGTCAAGCGAGTCTCTCAGCTCATCTCTGAGCAGTTCGAACTGTGACGTCAGTTCGGAAAATTCGTCGCTGTGTTCGAGTTCAGTCTGTGACTTTTCCGCTTCGAGCGCAGCGCGTTTCGACGCGAGACGGAAGAATTCCTGCAGGGAGCTATCGACCGTGGCTCGGTGGAGCAGGTGATCGACCGTTGTGAGCAACTGATCACCGGTAACTGGTTTGAACAGGTACTCGTCGAACTCCATATCAATGATCTCGAAGTCGGGTTCGACCGCAGTCACCATCGCAACCTGGCAGTTCAGCCCCTGCTCGCGGATCCGTTCGAGTACCTGGTCACCGGTTAGCCCGGGCATCCGCCGATCCAGCAGGACGATGTCGACATCATCGTCGAGACTATCCAGTGCTTCGGTGCCGCTGTACGCGACTCTGACGGTGTGGGCGTTGCGCAGTTGCTCGGCGTAGACGCGTGCCACCCGTGGATCGTCGTCGACGACCAGCACACAGCCGTGAGCTTCAGCCATCTACCCGTAGATGTGTCGTCTGTCGTCGTAATAGTTTCGGGCGAGCACGTGCTCATACAACCCCTGAGAACTCAGGTCAGGCCACCCAACGGGAAACGCCGCACAACATTTACCTTGTATCCACCATACTGACGAACGTGGATCGAGTAGAGGTAAGCACAGTCGTCTATCTACCCCCCGAAGAGATCTACGAGTTCCTCGAGGACTTCCCCCGATACGCGGACTACTCCGAGTATCTACAGAAGGTGCGAGCGCATGGCGAAGGCAAGGAAGGAACCCGGTATACACTACGATTTGCCTGGTGGAAGCTGAACTACACGGCTCACTCGGAGGTCACAGACACCGATCCGCCAACCCGGATCGACTGGGAAGTGATCAAGGACATTCACGCGCACGGGTTCTGGCGGATCGACCCGCTCGACGAATCGGAGCGAGAGGGCAAAGACCACGCCTGTCGGGTCCATTTCGTCGTCGAGTTCGATACGGACACGGCACGATCGGGCGCACTCGACTTGCCGCGATTCGTCTCCGTAGGCTGGGCAATAAATAAGGTGAAGCCGCTGATCCTCGAAGAGGCCGAACGGATCGTCGAACGGATCGTCGAAGATCTCGAAGGGGAACGAAGGCCGGTCGAGTTGACGATTCACGACCGCCCGTCCTCAGTGTGACCTATTCGATTTCCTCGCCGTACCCGCCGTACTTCATGAAGAAGTACGCCAGCGCAAGCGTCGAGACCATCGCGCCGATGGTTCCGACCGCGAGGCTCATCGCACTGTCGGGGATCGAGCGGGTCGCTGCACCGCCACCGCCACCACCGCCACCGCCTGCCCCTTCTTCGACCGTAAGCGTCGCATCCATCCCGGCCGCAACGTGGGGCTCACAGACGTACTCGTAGGTGCCCTCTTCCTGGAAGGTGTGTTCGTGCTCGAAGCCGGTATCCTCGATCGGTTCGTGGCCCTCCCACTCCTCGGGACCGCTCTCAACCGCGATGTTGTGCGTATCCGACTCCCAGATGAACTCGACCGTCGTTCCGGGCTCGATCGCCAGATCGTCCGGCTCGAAGACGTTGTTCCCGTCCGGCCCGACGATCACCGTCTCCGTGGCACCGCCTTCGTCACCGTTTTCGGCTGCACCGTTCTCTTCATCGCCGTTTTCTTCTTCACCATTTTCCTCTTCTCCGTTCTCCGTGCCATTCTCCTCTTCGCCATTCTCTTCCTCGCCGTTCTCCTCCTCGCCGTTTTCTTCCTGTGCGCTCACGGTTCCAGCCCCGCCAGCAGCGGCAGCGGCCGATCCGGCAGTCGCCCACATGAACGAGCGCCGAGAGAGATCGCCACGTCCGTCGGTACCTGTCATACTCGACCCTTAGAATTGGGGCGTACTGAATACTTTGGTTCGCGCCCGACGGTCACTGCTCACGCTCGACAACGAATCGGGTGAACTCCGCGAGCATCGACGCTTCCGGTTCCGCAAGGTCGGCGTCAGCAAGCTGGTCCCGCGCCTCGGCAGCGAGCGAGAGTGCGCGCTCGCGTGAGAACTCGATGCTGTCAGTTTGCTGGAGGATATCGATCGCCTCCAGTATCTCCTCG
The DNA window shown above is from Natranaeroarchaeum aerophilus and carries:
- a CDS encoding proton-conducting transporter transmembrane domain-containing protein, with amino-acid sequence MPQPSILPLAAVLISAVATALIVASYRYPNVRESWSVLAALAKFGVIASMLPGILDGEEYVWSMQEQLGVQFLPGIDFVLRADPLGMLFAMLASFLWIFTAFYTAGYMRGLGEHAQTRFFAAFAASLSTAVGIAFAGNLVTIFLFYELLSVATYPLVAHDETEEARIAGRKYLAYTFFGGGVLVLGGTVLTYWLTGLQGAATVTFGETATALAQADPIFAQITFAMLALGFGVKAAIMPLHSWLPDAMVAPTPVSGLLHAVAVVKSGAFGVARVVIDVFGLELTATLGMATALAALAAFTLLASSVIALRKDNLKRRLAYSTVSQLSYIVLGIALGAIAFGSGADPRYAAIALAGGLLHIPAHAFMKLTLFFCAGAIHVETHTDDISDMAGIGKRMPLTLSAFAIAAAGMAGIPLVAGFVSKFYMLVGASADPSMWAFAAALVVSGVFNVAYFWPVVYQAFFESEDAHDAKPLVEFPIGGKRVGDVKEGLLTDGGTPEDDTDADEGLAVDAHPSDADVPFGVGSDDAGASDGHDDHTEDHDAHHDDDHHHHGGPPEGGWVRHKPWTESTWLMLMPITVIVTGAIALGIVPDHAVFLDVVEVIAEAATGAEVAL
- a CDS encoding monovalent cation/H+ antiporter subunit D family protein; the protein is MSNADAIPALLIALPILAATLPLGLGLLRERIGWSIAAVTLAVETVLAGLVAVVVIGNGTVRHQLGGFVPPRGIELVVDLYSLLVISLIAAFSLAVLVFSRRAGPRGNAFYSAYLLLVGGLMGVALTGDLFNMFVFLEITGIATYALVASSRRADAAVASLKYLLIGTVGASLFLIGVGYLYVATGTLNMVDLSQALAGQTEVVQNAEMYEGYDELYSYPLVLASFGFIAVGLLTKAAIYPLHTWQPDAYATAPHSVTALISALVSTVGAYALGRVMFTVYTVDFFEAVPEAALFIAVIGSVSILAGSVLAVIQRDVKRMLAYSSVAQFGLIVAAFGLAAYAPSIGAETAARYALLGALVHLVGHGVMKGGAFLAVGGVALSTGARTVDEYANLARRRPFFAGSIAILGIGLVGVPPTVGFVGKWFVAVGAVQSELWPVVAVIILSTLLTLAYVARLLEKMYFDHPGGEPHDHEGGVAADGGEHAATDGGTESASQATTGGVVGSRVTIAATLLVVGLALVTIALGFAGGAFDAVLEPIIDQFLAGPQEVTQ
- a CDS encoding cation:proton antiporter subunit C; its protein translation is MIESTLELLATRYTYIVFVFLIAIGLYMMIASPNLVKKLIGVNLFQTSAFLFFVTSAYVEGGQSAVVPAGEATGTYVSPLPHVIVLTAIVVGVSLTAVGLALIVRIYSEYGTLREDVLREVRADE
- a CDS encoding MnhB domain-containing protein gives rise to the protein MSADRKLDSDEEYETQYVESQVIMSTVQVVAPFALTYALFMTFHGASTPGGGFQGGAIMGSVVLMIAFAFGIEPTRRWLQNKVVVGLAAGGTAFFVLVGLGTIALGGAFLEYELYGEALPIFAESGDAISWGMEAIEIGGIALIVSGIIMGLFFATAAGYDGGDRA
- a CDS encoding DUF4040 domain-containing protein; the protein is MISPVEATLIVFVLLTALATALFRDVLAAIIVFGAYSLGMAVFYTFLRAPDVAMTEAAIGAGVTTLLLLLTIAKTVRPSHEETFESIDWPAVAVVGLFTVVVLQTMSAFPAVGDSNAPAWANPDVTQYYIDNTYVDTGVNNAVTAVLAAYRGFDTFGEAVVVFAAGIAVLVVLQREVFTE
- the mnhG gene encoding monovalent cation/H(+) antiporter subunit G, translating into MIESVRFGAIIVLLVGGLFFTLVSAVGVIRLPDVYSRTHTASQTDTLGAGLALAAVALALGWTTSSILTVILLFFIFVTNPTAAHAIARAADEEGITPWTVEDDRTDEELAADARRRTDGGDDR
- a CDS encoding cation:proton antiporter, yielding MTLTGDTLNDIFLVAAALFVLLAVLMLYRVIKGPTMQDRVLAVNVLGTNTVVILALLAAALDEPWFLDIALIYALLNFLMAVAISKFTVERGGVI
- a CDS encoding monovalent cation/H+ antiporter subunit E; amino-acid sequence: MSTQRVLVPVEESSTLRQTIAYAVESAFDRAGPSGSVELVFVDILAAAVTGPTGESLRSEAESLLDRARIWATEDAGGRPEDLRIETTVLGAEEYLFSPTDYARVIERAATERGIDRVVFDPEYDPGVGQPLLQPLEAALRESGTVTVDEAAVTPDRMQLPLVSAATASKYAGMFVVSFLFYQVLGGLAPIFEFGEFYGTFDLVTGVIAAAVTTVALSQVSFSNSPSLRESPKRLLRWCLYVPYLLVQIIKSNIAIAIVIMRPSMPIDPKMTRMRGAVWGGLPVTTLANSITLTPGTLSVRVQGQKMTVHTLIPDAREDLFDGALERAVRFVFFGRRAMRIESPRDRGDAEVIGGDEE
- the coaBC gene encoding bifunctional phosphopantothenoylcysteine decarboxylase/phosphopantothenate--cysteine ligase CoaBC, whose protein sequence is MLEDVNVALGVTGSIAAVKTVELAHELRRRGASVRAVMTSSARGIVHPWAVEFATDRSVVTEITGDVEHVELCGRDGWADVFLIAPATANTVGKIAGAIDDTPVTTCATTAIGADVPVVIAPAMHEPMYDHPGVLEAIERVEAWGVEFVDPRVEEGKAKIANEETIAIEVARSAGERPLAGEHVVVTSGATAEPIDPVRVLTNRSSGRTGRSVARACYVLGADVTLVHGVVGPHLPSGTPDDPTFGAGSPVPYAEYVPVETASEMLDAAEGAVEDADALIAAAAVGDYTPEPHDTKLRSGQELALDLDPTPKLIDAIREHRPELPIIGFKAETADSTEEMVAAAREILDRVGLAFVVANDASVMGANETAAQFVTADSAESFTGSKADLAWHLAERLATELSDPTRL
- a CDS encoding response regulator, with protein sequence MAEAHGCVLVVDDDPRVARVYAEQLRNAHTVRVAYSGTEALDSLDDDVDIVLLDRRMPGLTGDQVLERIREQGLNCQVAMVTAVEPDFEIIDMEFDEYLFKPVTGDQLLTTVDHLLHRATVDSSLQEFFRLASKRAALEAEKSQTELEHSDEFSELTSQFELLRDELRDSLDELDDAEAFELALSRWE
- a CDS encoding type II toxin-antitoxin system RatA family toxin — its product is MDRVEVSTVVYLPPEEIYEFLEDFPRYADYSEYLQKVRAHGEGKEGTRYTLRFAWWKLNYTAHSEVTDTDPPTRIDWEVIKDIHAHGFWRIDPLDESEREGKDHACRVHFVVEFDTDTARSGALDLPRFVSVGWAINKVKPLILEEAERIVERIVEDLEGERRPVELTIHDRPSSV
- a CDS encoding plastocyanin/azurin family copper-binding protein, with product MTGTDGRGDLSRRSFMWATAGSAAAAAGGAGTVSAQEENGEEENGEEENGEEENGTENGEEENGEEENGDEENGAAENGDEGGATETVIVGPDGNNVFEPDDLAIEPGTTVEFIWESDTHNIAVESGPEEWEGHEPIEDTGFEHEHTFQEEGTYEYVCEPHVAAGMDATLTVEEGAGGGGGGGGGAATRSIPDSAMSLAVGTIGAMVSTLALAYFFMKYGGYGEEIE